The proteins below come from a single Takifugu flavidus isolate HTHZ2018 chromosome 6, ASM371156v2, whole genome shotgun sequence genomic window:
- the LOC130526837 gene encoding B-cell receptor CD22-like isoform X2, with amino-acid sequence MFSTKLGFAIVGIILNSGVLGKGSRICALKGTSLNLSCSAEHSTIPKWFKLDGTTWTEVLVNGSSLKHQISKDTHPTLSFMGLTKDDKTSYCCNEKPENCHKDPIQLTVTALQVKVFPTTDGQTVTLMCSTACTLTGRPAAYIWYRNSELLYQDRSPWYQEMVTSDKTVRYSCAIKGYEALRAPAVTVEWVSSTCFTVSYNDGRMCLHNHTSVKGPCSITYPTEIYVEKTPRTDHVKLSCNTSCPPTTTQWYKNGKMHIEPLQPIPNTSQDNFLCAVSGVKELQSDEVCAADKSCLTVNYIKKRICALEGSSVNISSKYSSSNHTKSKAKHWSRIIWNGEKEERMNVLKTDHFTYHEDQEKQINTLSIQSVKQSDSAEYRFRLQDDNTSQKPGTVLIVTDIKVKISPSTEVTEGDRVKLTCSTSCPLTNNKNYIWYLNDQLLQLPEHQNKHLVLDVVTPQHAGNYSCAVNTQRDVRSPEKTLRVQSSSLKWTLAAAAGVGAALLVFISLVICCIRGKGKLSQNTVLKLEEVNHGPVHEEITDQPTEENGIYYSSIRFPQTDVDPLDSMVQPHQHQQEQHNPYAVVCLRNRCT; translated from the exons atgttttcaacaaaactGGGATTTGCCATTGTTGGTATCATCCTCAACTCAG gggttctggggaaaggcagccgcatttgtgccttaaaaggtacttcattgaatctgtcctgctcagctgaacattctacaatcccaaaatggttcaagctggatggaaccacgtggacagaagtgttggtaaatggaagtagcctaaaacaccagatatctaaagatacccacccgactttatcatTCATGGGTTtaacaaaggacgacaaaacctcttactgctgcaatgagaaaccagaaaactgccataAAGACcccattcagctcactgttacag ccctgcaggtgaaggtgtttcccaccacagacggacagacggtaacactgatgtgcagcaccgccTGTACGCTGACTGGgagacctgctgcctacatctggtacaggaactcagagcttctctatcaagacaggtctccatggtaccaggagatggtcaccagtgacaaaacagtcagatactcctgcgccatcaaaggctacgaggctctcagagctcctgcagtcacagtgg agtgggtctcatctacctgctttacggtgtcctacaatgatgggagaatgtgtttgcacaaccacacttcagtgaaaggaccctgctccatcacgtaccccacag aaatatatgttgaaaagactccaaggacggatcatgtcaaactgagctgtaacaccagctgtcctcccacaaccactcaatggtacaagaacGGAAAAATGCATATAGAGCCATTACAACCAATACCCAACACCTctcaagacaacttcctgtgtgctgtcagtggtgtgaaggagctgcagtctgatgaagtct gtgctgctgacaaatcctgcctgactgtgaattatataaaaaagagaatctgtgctttggaaggttcctcagtaaacatctcaagtaaatattccagttcaaaccacacaaaatccaaggctaaacactggtctagaataatctggaatggtgagaaggaggagagaatgaatgtattgaaaactgatcattttacatatcatgaggaccaagagaagcagattaacacactgtcaattcaatctgtgaagcaaagtgactcagcagaatacagattcaggctccaagatgacaacacaagtcagaaacccggaactgttctgattgttacag acataaaagtcaagatcagtccatctacagaggtgacagaaggtgatcgagtcaaactgacctgcagcaccagctgtcctctgaccaacaacaagaactacatctggtacctgaatgatcaacttctacagctgccagagcaccaaaacaaacacctggttctggatgtagTCACacctcagcatgcaggaaactactcctgtgctgtgaacactcagagagatgttagatctcctgaaaagacactcagagttcagagttcctcattaaaatggaccctggcggcagctgcaggagttggtgctgctctcctggtcttcatctcacttgtcatctgttgcatcag aggaaagggaaagttgagccagaatactgtcctcaagttggaggag GTAAATCACGGTCCTGTGcatgaggaaatcacagatcaacccacggaggagaatggcatttactacagcagcatacgtttcccccagactgatgtggatcctcttgacagcatggtccaacctcatcagcaccaacaggaacagcacaacccttatgctgttgtctgtctgaggaaccgctgcacatga
- the LOC130526837 gene encoding B-cell receptor CD22-like isoform X1, producing the protein MFSTKLGFAVVGFILNSGVLGKGSRICALKGTSLNLSCSAEHSTIPKWFKLDGTTWTEVLVNGSSLKHQISKDTHPTLSFMGLTKDDKTSYCCNEKPENCHKDPIQLTVTALQVKVFPTTDGQTVTLMCSTACTLTGRPAAYIWYRNSELLYQDRSPWYQEMVTSDKTVRYSCAIKGYEALRAPAVTVEWVSSTCFTVSYNDGRMCLHNHTSVKGPCSITYPTEIYVEKTPRTDHVKLSCNTSCPPTTTQWYKNGKMHIEPLQPIPNTSQDNFLCAVSGVKELQSDEVCAADKSCLTVNYIKKRICALEGSSVNISSKYSSSNHTKSKAKHWSRIIWNGEKEERMNVLKTDHFTYHEDQEKQINTLSIQSVKQSDSAEYRFRLQDDNTSQKPGTVLIVTDIKVKISPSTEVTEGDRVKLTCSTSCPLTNNKNYIWYLNDQLLQLPEHQNKHLVLDVVTPQHAGNYSCAVNTQRDVRSPEKTLRVQSSSLKWTLAAAAGVGAALLVFISLVICCIRGKGKLSQNTVLKLEEVNHGPVHEEITDQPTEENGIYYSSIRFPQTDVDPLDSMVQPHQHQQEQHNPYAVVCLRNRCT; encoded by the exons atgttttcaacaaaactTGGATTTGCCGTTGTTGGTTTCATCCTCAACTCAG gggttctggggaaaggcagccgcatttgtgccttaaaaggtacttcattgaatctgtcctgctcagctgaacattctacaatcccaaaatggttcaagctggatggaaccacgtggacagaagtgttggtaaatggaagtagcctaaaacaccagatatctaaagatacccacccgactttatcatTCATGGGTTtaacaaaggacgacaaaacctcttactgctgcaatgagaaaccagaaaactgccataAAGACcccattcagctcactgttacag ccctgcaggtgaaggtgtttcccaccacagacggacagacggtaacactgatgtgcagcaccgccTGTACGCTGACTGGgagacctgctgcctacatctggtacaggaactcagagcttctctatcaagacaggtctccatggtaccaggagatggtcaccagtgacaaaacagtcagatactcctgcgccatcaaaggctacgaggctctcagagctcctgcagtcacagtgg agtgggtctcatctacctgctttacggtgtcctacaatgatgggagaatgtgtttgcacaaccacacttcagtgaaaggaccctgctccatcacgtaccccacag aaatatatgttgaaaagactccaaggacggatcatgtcaaactgagctgtaacaccagctgtcctcccacaaccactcaatggtacaagaacGGAAAAATGCATATAGAGCCATTACAACCAATACCCAACACCTctcaagacaacttcctgtgtgctgtcagtggtgtgaaggagctgcagtctgatgaagtct gtgctgctgacaaatcctgcctgactgtgaattatataaaaaagagaatctgtgctttggaaggttcctcagtaaacatctcaagtaaatattccagttcaaaccacacaaaatccaaggctaaacactggtctagaataatctggaatggtgagaaggaggagagaatgaatgtattgaaaactgatcattttacatatcatgaggaccaagagaagcagattaacacactgtcaattcaatctgtgaagcaaagtgactcagcagaatacagattcaggctccaagatgacaacacaagtcagaaacccggaactgttctgattgttacag acataaaagtcaagatcagtccatctacagaggtgacagaaggtgatcgagtcaaactgacctgcagcaccagctgtcctctgaccaacaacaagaactacatctggtacctgaatgatcaacttctacagctgccagagcaccaaaacaaacacctggttctggatgtagTCACacctcagcatgcaggaaactactcctgtgctgtgaacactcagagagatgttagatctcctgaaaagacactcagagttcagagttcctcattaaaatggaccctggcggcagctgcaggagttggtgctgctctcctggtcttcatctcacttgtcatctgttgcatcag aggaaagggaaagttgagccagaatactgtcctcaagttggaggag GTAAATCACGGTCCTGTGcatgaggaaatcacagatcaacccacggaggagaatggcatttactacagcagcatacgtttcccccagactgatgtggatcctcttgacagcatggtccaacctcatcagcaccaacaggaacagcacaacccttatgctgttgtctgtctgaggaaccgctgcacatga
- the LOC130526837 gene encoding B-cell receptor CD22-like isoform X3, whose product MVSTKLVFAVVGFILNSGVLGKGSRICALKGTSLNLSCSAEHSTIPKWFKLDGTTWTEVLVNGSSLKHQISKDTHPTLSFMGLTKDDKTSYCCNEKPENCHKDPIQLTVTALQVKVFPTTDGQTVTLMCSTACTLTGRPAAYIWYRNSELLYQDRSPWYQEMVTSDKTVRYSCAIKGYEALRAPAVTVEWVSSTCFTVSYNDGRMCLHNHTSVKGPCSITYPTEIYVEKTPRTDHVKLSCNTSCPPTTTQWYKNGKMHIEPLQPIPNTSQDNFLCAVSGVKELQSDEVCAADKSCLTVNYIKKRICALEGSSVNISSKYSSSNHTKSKAKHWSRIIWNGEKEERMNVLKTDHFTYHEDQEKQINTLSIQSVKQSDSAEYRFRLQDDNTSQKPGTVLIVTDIKVKISPSTEVTEGDRVKLTCSTSCPLTNNKNYIWYLNDQLLQLPEHQNKHLVLDVVTPQHAGNYSCAVNTQRDVRSPEKTLRVQSSSLKWTLAAAAGVGAALLVFISLVICCIRGKGKLSQNTVLKLEEVNHGPVHEEITDQPTEENGIYYSSIRFPQTDVDPLDSMVQPHQHQQEQHNPYAVVCLRNRCT is encoded by the exons gggttctggggaaaggcagccgcatttgtgccttaaaaggtacttcattgaatctgtcctgctcagctgaacattctacaatcccaaaatggttcaagctggatggaaccacgtggacagaagtgttggtaaatggaagtagcctaaaacaccagatatctaaagatacccacccgactttatcatTCATGGGTTtaacaaaggacgacaaaacctcttactgctgcaatgagaaaccagaaaactgccataAAGACcccattcagctcactgttacag ccctgcaggtgaaggtgtttcccaccacagacggacagacggtaacactgatgtgcagcaccgccTGTACGCTGACTGGgagacctgctgcctacatctggtacaggaactcagagcttctctatcaagacaggtctccatggtaccaggagatggtcaccagtgacaaaacagtcagatactcctgcgccatcaaaggctacgaggctctcagagctcctgcagtcacagtgg agtgggtctcatctacctgctttacggtgtcctacaatgatgggagaatgtgtttgcacaaccacacttcagtgaaaggaccctgctccatcacgtaccccacag aaatatatgttgaaaagactccaaggacggatcatgtcaaactgagctgtaacaccagctgtcctcccacaaccactcaatggtacaagaacGGAAAAATGCATATAGAGCCATTACAACCAATACCCAACACCTctcaagacaacttcctgtgtgctgtcagtggtgtgaaggagctgcagtctgatgaagtct gtgctgctgacaaatcctgcctgactgtgaattatataaaaaagagaatctgtgctttggaaggttcctcagtaaacatctcaagtaaatattccagttcaaaccacacaaaatccaaggctaaacactggtctagaataatctggaatggtgagaaggaggagagaatgaatgtattgaaaactgatcattttacatatcatgaggaccaagagaagcagattaacacactgtcaattcaatctgtgaagcaaagtgactcagcagaatacagattcaggctccaagatgacaacacaagtcagaaacccggaactgttctgattgttacag acataaaagtcaagatcagtccatctacagaggtgacagaaggtgatcgagtcaaactgacctgcagcaccagctgtcctctgaccaacaacaagaactacatctggtacctgaatgatcaacttctacagctgccagagcaccaaaacaaacacctggttctggatgtagTCACacctcagcatgcaggaaactactcctgtgctgtgaacactcagagagatgttagatctcctgaaaagacactcagagttcagagttcctcattaaaatggaccctggcggcagctgcaggagttggtgctgctctcctggtcttcatctcacttgtcatctgttgcatcag aggaaagggaaagttgagccagaatactgtcctcaagttggaggag GTAAATCACGGTCCTGTGcatgaggaaatcacagatcaacccacggaggagaatggcatttactacagcagcatacgtttcccccagactgatgtggatcctcttgacagcatggtccaacctcatcagcaccaacaggaacagcacaacccttatgctgttgtctgtctgaggaaccgctgcacatga